In Ornithodoros turicata isolate Travis chromosome 1, ASM3712646v1, whole genome shotgun sequence, the DNA window TAATTCAACTCCTCATTTATTGGACTGCGTACATGTGCATAGATTCACAGTTTCTGGCTGCTGGCATTTATGAGAACTATATCATCTATCTCTCAAGTAGCACGCGTATTACTTGACATATAAACAACACCTTTTTGAAGGGTGTAATATTACCAGGGGTGTTAAATTAAACCCTAAAGGGAGCGAGTTATAgcacttttggattacaccctaaagggtgtttttgaagtagcaaattacacccttttttgaGCTTGTAGCCGGTGGAAAAGGGTGtgatattacaccctaaagggagtgagttatcgcaCTTTAGGGTtacacccttattacaccctaaagggtgtaaaaaattaagagtgcagttactttagtggaaaactcctgtaatgatgaagccaatgaagaggaggaggagggcgaaataaccttttCTTTGTGCCCTTTCCGCGCTAGGTAATGTCAATCTCtcctatagcactgctgggctagctggtacggttaccggtcctaattcttttattggtggaattaaagtaacggaatggggttgccaagtcATTCCAGCAGTGGGAttttgaccataccttttcattccgaggaattgaaaggaatggaatgggtgatcccactCCGCAACCCTGCCACACAAACCATCGAGACTTGTTTACTCATTAACCATATTTTATTACACTCCTAACGACAACGTTGACGTAGATGACACACGGAAGCCCAAAAATGCGCACGAAATGTACAAAATGTACAGGGGTGATGATGAGTTATTACATAGTCCCGATGAAAAGAGGTATACAACAACGTCTTCCTGCGACATTTACACTAGTACTTGCTGTAGCCTGAAGACAGGACGTGGCCTCTGCCGTGGCCGTAAGCCGCCCCGTAGGCAGCGCCTGCACCGTGGACTCCGTATCCGGCTCCGACGCCGTGCCTAATGGCAGTAACGTGTCCATAACCTGCTCCACCTGCGCCGTAGCCTCCGAACCCGGCTCCAACGCCGGACTTAACGGCAGCAACGTGTCCATAACCTGCTCCACCTGCACCGTAGCCTCCGAACTCGGCTCCAACGCCGGACTTAACGGCAGCAACGTGTCCAAGACCTGCTCCACCTGCAAGTCCCGCACCTGCGCCGTAGCCTCCGAACCCGGCTCCAACGCCGGACCTGACGGCAGCAACGTTTCCAAGACCTGCTCCGGCTGCAAGTCCAGCGCCGGCGCCACCTACCGGAGCATCGTGGTATAAGACGATGGGCCTAACGTGGTGATCGACAGTGGTGACGGGAAGCCTGACGAAGTTCACGATCGCCTTGGTGACGTAGTGTTGCTTCACTATGGGTTGCTTGACGACACCCAATGTGGCTACGGGTCTTTTTACAGGGTGGCCGACGTTCACTGATCCCCCGTGGACATAAGCAGGACCGACGTAGCCGTGGCCCACGGGTGCCCCGTGGCCGTAGCCTCCGCTGTAGCTCCGGACGTATCCTCCACCGTGGCCTCCGGCCCCGGCTCCGTAACCGGCTCCAACGTGGCCAGCATAAGTGCAGGCCACGAACGCACTGAGGACTATTACCTGAAAATGAACCAGATGTTGTGAATTGTGGCAGGGTAACCTCTTGTTGGTTGATTGGTTGGTTGATTGGTTGTTTGTTGGTTGGTTATTTTGATATAAAAACGAAGGACGTGGCGTGTGGTCGAGTCATACATTAAGCGGCGATTAAAAATATAGCTCAATGTTTAACAGTGGAAGTAGGAAGAAAGAATGTTTCAGAGACAGCCTCGGTGATTTTCAAATCTGATAAGACTTTTTAAATCTAACGTCACTGATTATTGTTCTTAGTTGATGATCGTAATTGTGCTCTCAATCGAATTTTTGTGCCCTAAAATAATGACATGTCTCCGTTGTCTCCGTAGTCTCCGTTGCCGCAAGTTGATTTGTCCAAGGCGacagttaaaggtactgtaaagccgCGGGCATACAATTTTATACTGGTCGCTCATTTGACAG includes these proteins:
- the LOC135377184 gene encoding uncharacterized protein LOC135377184, whose product is MSPIVIVLSAFVACTYAGHVGAGYGAGAGGHGGGYVRSYSGGYGHGAPVGHGYVGPAYVHGGSVNVGHPVKRPVATLGVVKQPIVKQHYVTKAIVNFVRLPVTTVDHHVRPIVLYHDAPVGGAGAGLAAGAGLGNVAAVRSGVGAGFGGYGAGAGLAGGAGLGHVAAVKSGVGAEFGGYGAGGAGYGHVAAVKSGVGAGFGGYGAGGAGYGHVTAIRHGVGAGYGVHGAGAAYGAAYGHGRGHVLSSGYSKY